From the genome of Hymenobacter sp. PAMC 26628, one region includes:
- a CDS encoding glucoamylase family protein, translated as MKPWLFSLILSGLAPAVGLAQRAPAPAKPATKPAAFDPRQRPRHLTDEQLLDQVQRQTFRYFWDFGHPVSGMARERSNKSYDYGDEVVTTGGTGFGLMAIIVAAERGWITRALAAARVSKIVNFLWKADQYHGAFPHWYDGATGHTIRFSPKDDGADIVETSFMYEGLLCARQYFTKDTPDESNVRNKVLWMWEGVEWSWFTQGQNVLYWHWSPNNGWSMNHQLHGWNEALVTYVLAAGSPRYAIDKAVYDQGWATGPDYLNGKTYYGQQLPLGPELGGPLFFSHYSFLGLNPHGLKDAHADYWAQNQRHTLINRAYCVANPKHYKGYGANAWGLTASDSYQGYAAHSPTEDLGVISPTAALSAMPYAPAESMLALKHFYNDLGDKIWGPYGFVDAYSEEHNWYAKSYLAIDQGPIVAMIENQRTGLLWKLFMSAPEVQRGLTKLGFESPELKK; from the coding sequence ATGAAACCCTGGCTTTTCTCTCTTATACTCAGCGGTCTGGCGCCGGCCGTGGGACTAGCCCAGCGGGCTCCGGCGCCAGCCAAGCCGGCCACCAAACCTGCCGCTTTCGACCCGCGCCAGCGGCCCCGCCACCTCACCGACGAGCAGCTGCTCGACCAGGTGCAGCGCCAGACGTTCCGTTATTTCTGGGATTTTGGGCACCCGGTGAGCGGCATGGCGCGGGAGCGCAGCAACAAGTCGTACGACTACGGCGACGAGGTGGTGACGACCGGCGGCACGGGCTTCGGCCTGATGGCCATCATCGTGGCCGCCGAGCGGGGCTGGATCACGCGGGCCCTGGCGGCGGCGCGGGTCAGCAAAATCGTGAACTTCTTGTGGAAGGCCGACCAGTACCACGGCGCGTTTCCGCACTGGTACGACGGGGCCACGGGCCACACCATCCGCTTCAGCCCAAAAGACGACGGAGCCGATATTGTGGAAACGTCCTTTATGTACGAGGGCTTGCTCTGCGCCCGCCAGTACTTCACCAAGGACACGCCCGACGAAAGCAACGTGCGCAATAAGGTGCTCTGGATGTGGGAGGGCGTGGAGTGGAGCTGGTTTACCCAGGGCCAGAACGTGCTGTACTGGCACTGGAGCCCCAACAACGGCTGGAGCATGAACCACCAGTTGCACGGCTGGAACGAGGCCCTGGTGACCTACGTGCTGGCCGCCGGCTCGCCCCGCTACGCCATCGACAAGGCCGTGTACGACCAGGGCTGGGCTACAGGCCCCGACTACCTGAACGGCAAAACCTACTACGGCCAGCAGCTGCCCCTGGGCCCCGAATTGGGGGGCCCCCTGTTCTTTTCGCACTACTCGTTTTTGGGCCTTAACCCCCACGGCCTGAAGGACGCGCACGCCGACTACTGGGCGCAGAACCAGCGCCACACGCTCATCAACCGCGCCTATTGCGTGGCCAACCCCAAGCACTACAAGGGCTACGGCGCTAACGCCTGGGGCCTCACCGCCTCGGACAGCTACCAGGGCTACGCCGCCCACTCGCCCACCGAGGACCTTGGGGTGATTTCGCCCACCGCGGCGCTGTCGGCTATGCCCTACGCGCCGGCCGAATCGATGCTGGCCCTCAAGCACTTCTACAACGATTTAGGGGATAAAATCTGGGGGCCCTACGGCTTCGTGGACGCCTACAGCGAGGAGCACAACTGGTACGCCAAGTCGTACCTGGCCATCGACCAGGGCCCCATCGTGGCCATGATTGAGAACCAGCGCACTGGCCTGCTCTGGAAGCTCTTCATGAGCGCCCCCGAGGTGCAGCGCGGCCTGACGAAGCTGGGCTTTGAGAGCCCGGAACTGAAGAAGTAG
- a CDS encoding glucoamylase family protein has protein sequence MVLTPQFLRVLGLWAALGALAAAGACQKTPDAAPVAPTPPPTAPATPTVTDPTADRLLLDKVQQNTLRYFYEGGHPISGMARERNTSGETVTSGGTGFGVQALVVGASRGWLARADAVARTQKICDFLARADRFHGAWPHWLNGSTGAVIPFSAQDNGGDLVETSYLINGLLVARAYYDGGGPEETVLRQTITRLWESVEWDWYASRGDGLLYWHWSPSAQWAMNLPIRGWNEALITYVLALGSPTHAIAPAVYQATWVGSGLGAGLVSEGYKLPLGPFYGGPLFFAHYSFLSLDPRRMQDQYANYWQQNVSHTLINRAYCLYTAPKANGYSASLWGLTASDDPDGYKAHQPTADNGTVSPTAALASFPYAPYYAMQALRNYYGSLAARLVGEFGPRDAYNPSRGWVGQDFLAIDQGPIIDMIENYRSGLLWQLGTKIPELQTGLQRAGIGAPAYAPGFYLAVPEARTGRYDLLKHPDQNAYPLAVALAAAGAYTLTLEAADGTVVETPWANRQLAAGQYTVALGATAPAGDYTVRLAGGAAGTGALTLLVTLH, from the coding sequence TTGGTTTTAACCCCACAATTTTTGCGGGTACTGGGCCTCTGGGCCGCGCTGGGGGCCCTGGCCGCTGCCGGCGCGTGCCAGAAAACGCCCGACGCCGCCCCGGTGGCCCCCACCCCGCCGCCTACCGCGCCGGCCACGCCCACCGTGACGGATCCTACCGCCGACCGCCTGCTGCTGGATAAAGTGCAGCAGAACACGCTGCGCTACTTCTACGAGGGCGGCCACCCCATCAGCGGCATGGCACGCGAGCGCAACACCTCGGGCGAAACCGTGACGAGCGGCGGCACCGGCTTCGGGGTGCAGGCGTTGGTGGTGGGCGCCAGCCGCGGCTGGCTGGCCCGGGCCGACGCCGTGGCCCGCACCCAGAAAATCTGCGACTTCCTGGCCCGTGCCGACCGCTTCCACGGGGCCTGGCCGCACTGGCTGAACGGCAGCACGGGGGCCGTCATTCCCTTCAGCGCCCAGGATAACGGCGGCGACTTGGTGGAGACTTCGTACCTGATAAACGGCCTGCTGGTGGCCCGTGCCTACTACGACGGCGGGGGCCCCGAGGAAACCGTGCTGCGCCAAACCATCACCCGGCTCTGGGAATCGGTGGAGTGGGACTGGTACGCCAGCCGCGGCGACGGCCTGCTGTACTGGCACTGGAGCCCTTCGGCGCAGTGGGCGATGAACCTGCCGATTCGCGGCTGGAACGAGGCGCTGATTACCTACGTGCTGGCCCTGGGCTCGCCCACACACGCCATTGCGCCGGCCGTGTACCAGGCCACCTGGGTGGGCAGCGGCCTGGGCGCGGGGCTCGTGAGCGAAGGCTATAAATTGCCGCTGGGGCCTTTCTACGGCGGGCCGCTGTTTTTTGCGCACTACTCGTTTCTGAGCCTCGACCCGCGCCGGATGCAGGACCAGTACGCCAACTACTGGCAGCAAAACGTCAGCCACACGCTCATCAACCGCGCCTACTGCCTCTACACCGCGCCCAAGGCCAATGGCTACTCGGCCAGCCTGTGGGGCCTCACAGCTTCCGACGACCCCGACGGCTACAAGGCCCACCAGCCCACGGCCGACAACGGCACGGTGTCGCCCACGGCGGCGCTTGCCTCGTTCCCGTATGCGCCTTACTACGCCATGCAGGCGCTGCGCAACTACTACGGTTCACTAGCTGCCCGGCTCGTGGGCGAGTTCGGTCCGCGCGATGCTTATAACCCGTCGCGGGGCTGGGTGGGGCAGGACTTTCTGGCTATCGACCAGGGCCCCATTATCGACATGATTGAGAACTACCGCAGCGGCTTGCTCTGGCAGCTGGGCACGAAAATCCCCGAGCTGCAAACCGGCTTGCAGCGGGCCGGCATTGGGGCCCCCGCCTACGCCCCGGGCTTCTATTTGGCCGTGCCCGAGGCCCGCACCGGCCGCTACGACCTGCTGAAGCACCCCGACCAAAACGCCTACCCGCTGGCCGTGGCCCTGGCCGCCGCCGGCGCCTACACCCTCACCCTGGAAGCCGCCGACGGCACCGTGGTGGAAACGCCCTGGGCCAACCGGCAGCTGGCCGCCGGCCAGTACACCGTGGCCCTGGGCGCCACTGCCCCGGCCGGCGACTACACCGTGCGCCTGGCCGGCGGCGCGGCCGGCACGGGGGCCCTCACGCTGCTCGTCACGCTTCACTGA
- a CDS encoding RagB/SusD family nutrient uptake outer membrane protein yields the protein MKKQASFLFRRTVPVLLGLGLTAGVVSSCSKYLDVNPQGQPKAEQFFQTQADATLAINAAYGKLREWNLTAFNWLAVTTLTSDDAEKGSVAGDAEFLNNFVFFRITSTEGAVEGYWTGQYQGINVCNQVIQNVPNVSAMDATLKARYVAEAQFVRSLQYFNLVRAFGDVPLSVKPAETPDELNPARAPKDQVYAQIVSDLTAAAAVLPTSYSAADQGRATKGAALALLSKVKLYQKNWADALSASDQVMALNYALAPDFYKMFRVPGENGTESIFEIQSQTLVGNCGASNNQWAQVQGVRPQFGWGFFNPTADLEAAFEPGDTRKLGTILLRGSTTPDGDKIDPNASNMRYNMKAYVPNSYPKDCNYGADQNIRVLRLGEVLLINAEAANELGQSAKALVDVNRIRVRAGLAPLAAGLSQDALRQAIWKERRVELALEYGDRYFDLVRQGRAGIVLRAAGKNFVDGKNELMPIPLSQITLSGGKLTQNPGY from the coding sequence ATGAAAAAGCAAGCATCGTTTCTATTCCGGCGCACCGTGCCGGTACTGCTCGGCTTGGGCCTGACGGCCGGCGTCGTGTCGTCGTGCTCGAAGTACCTCGACGTGAACCCACAGGGGCAGCCCAAGGCGGAGCAATTCTTTCAAACCCAGGCCGACGCCACGCTGGCCATCAACGCGGCGTATGGCAAATTGCGCGAGTGGAACCTGACGGCCTTCAACTGGCTGGCTGTGACGACGCTGACCTCGGACGACGCCGAGAAGGGCAGCGTGGCGGGCGACGCCGAGTTCCTGAACAACTTCGTATTTTTCCGCATCACCTCGACCGAAGGGGCCGTGGAAGGCTACTGGACTGGCCAGTACCAGGGCATCAACGTGTGCAACCAGGTGATTCAGAACGTGCCCAACGTCAGCGCAATGGACGCCACGCTGAAAGCCCGTTACGTGGCCGAGGCGCAGTTTGTGCGCTCGTTGCAGTACTTCAACTTGGTGCGGGCCTTCGGCGACGTGCCGCTGAGCGTGAAGCCCGCCGAAACGCCCGATGAGTTGAACCCCGCCCGGGCCCCCAAAGACCAAGTGTACGCCCAAATTGTGAGCGACCTGACGGCCGCAGCGGCCGTGCTGCCCACCTCGTACTCGGCCGCCGACCAGGGCCGCGCTACCAAGGGGGCCGCGCTGGCACTGCTCTCGAAAGTGAAGCTGTACCAGAAAAACTGGGCCGACGCGCTGAGCGCCTCCGACCAGGTGATGGCTCTGAACTACGCGCTGGCCCCGGACTTTTACAAGATGTTCCGGGTGCCGGGCGAGAACGGCACCGAGTCGATTTTCGAGATTCAGTCGCAAACCCTGGTGGGCAACTGCGGCGCCTCGAACAACCAGTGGGCCCAGGTGCAGGGCGTGCGCCCGCAGTTCGGCTGGGGCTTCTTCAACCCCACGGCCGACCTTGAAGCTGCGTTTGAGCCCGGCGACACCCGCAAGCTGGGCACCATTCTGCTCCGCGGCTCTACCACGCCCGACGGCGACAAAATCGACCCGAACGCCTCCAACATGCGCTACAACATGAAGGCCTACGTGCCGAACTCGTACCCCAAGGACTGCAACTACGGCGCCGACCAGAACATCCGGGTGCTGCGCCTGGGCGAGGTGCTGCTCATCAACGCCGAGGCCGCCAATGAGTTGGGCCAGAGCGCCAAGGCCTTAGTAGACGTGAACCGCATCCGGGTGCGGGCCGGGCTGGCCCCGCTGGCCGCTGGCCTCTCGCAAGACGCCCTGCGCCAGGCCATCTGGAAGGAGCGCCGCGTGGAGCTGGCCCTGGAGTACGGCGACCGGTACTTCGACCTGGTGCGCCAGGGCCGCGCCGGCATCGTGCTGCGCGCCGCCGGCAAAAACTTCGTGGACGGCAAGAACGAGCTGATGCCCATCCCGCTGAGCCAAATCACGCTCAGCGGCGGCAAGCTGACGCAGAACCCCGGCTACTAA